One window of the Zea mays cultivar B73 chromosome 3, Zm-B73-REFERENCE-NAM-5.0, whole genome shotgun sequence genome contains the following:
- the LOC100274514 gene encoding Probable glucuronosyltransferase Os01g0926600-like precursor codes for MGTGAGSARALAVAFAVSLLACSGAVAVARAQDTERIEGSAGDVLEDDPVGRLKVYVYELPTKYNKKMVAKDSRCLSHMFAAEIFMHRFLLSSAIRTLNPEVADWFYTPVYTTCDLTPWGHPLPFKSPRIMRSAIQFISNRWPYWNRTEGADHFFVVPHDFGACFHYQEEKAIERGVLPLLRRATLVQTFGQKDHVCLKEGSITIPPYAPPQKMKTHLVPPGTPRSIFVYFRGLFYDTANDPEGGYYARGARASVWENFKNNPLFDISTDHPPTYYEDMQRAVFCLCPLGWAPWSPRLVEAVVFGCIPVIIADDIVLPFADAIPWEEIGVFVAEDDVPRLDTILTSIPMEVILRKQRLLANPSMKQAMLFPQPAQAGDAFHQILNGLARKLPHGEDVFLKPGQKVLNWTEGPRGDLKPW; via the exons ATGGGGACGGGGGCGGGGAGCGCGCGGGCTCTGGCCGTGGCGTTCGCCGTCTCGCTTCTCGCCTGCTCTGGCGCCGTCGCTGTCGCCAGGGCGCAGGACACCGAGCGGATCGAAG GAAGTGCTGGTGATGTGCTCGAAGACGATCCCGTTGGGAGGCTCAAGGTGTATGTCTACGAGTTGCCGACCAAGTACAACAAGAAGATGGTGGCTAAAGACTCTAGGTGTCTCAGCCACATGTTTGCCGCGGAGATCTTCATGCACCGCTTCCTACTGTCTAGCGCGATCCGGACTTTAAATCCAGAAGTAGCCGATTGGTTCTATACTCCGGTATACACCACGTGTGATCTCACACCGTGGGGTCATCCCTTGCCCTTCAAGTCACCACGGATAATGCGGAGCGCGATTCAGTTCATTTCCAACCGGTGGCCATACTGGAACAGGACAGAGGGAGCAGACCACTTCTTTGTCGTGCCACATGACTTTGGCGCATGCTTCCACTACCAG GAAGAGAAGGCCATCGAGCGGGGCGTCCTTCCGTTGCTTCGCCGTGCTACACTGGTCCAGACTTTTGGGCAGAAGGATCATGTCTGCCTGAAGGAAGGCTCCATCACCATCCCGCCATATGCTCCTCCTCAGAAGATGAAAACCCACCTCGTTCCCCCAGGGACCCCTAGGTCGATCTTCGTGTATTTCCGCGGTTTATTCTATGACACTGCAAATGATCCTGAGGGTGGTTACTATGCAAG GGGCGCCCGTGCATCAGTCTGGGAGAACTTCAAGAACAACCCGCTCTTCGACATCTCAACGGACCACCCACCCACGTACTACGAGGACATGCAGCGTGCCGTCTTCTGCCTGTGCCCGCTGGGCTGGGCCCCGTGGAGCCCCCGTCTGGTGGAGGCGGTGGTGTTCGGCTGCATCCCGGTGATCATCGCCGACGACATCGTCCTTCCCTTCGCGGACGCGATCCCGTGGGAGGAGATCGGTGTCTTCGTGGCCGAGGACGACGTCCCGAGGCTGGACACCATCCTGACGTCCATACCGATGgaggtgatcctccggaagcagaggCTGCTCGCGAATCCGTCCATGAAGCAGGCCATGCTGTTCCCGCAGCCCGCCCAGGCTGGGGACGCCTTCCACCAGATCCTGAACGGGCTGGCGCGGAAGCTGCCGCACGGTGAGGACGTGTTCCTCAAGCCCGGGCAGAAGGTGCTCAACTGGACCGAGGGCCCCCGCGGCGACCTGAAGCCATGGTAG